One part of the Halobacteriovorax vibrionivorans genome encodes these proteins:
- the era gene encoding GTPase Era, producing the protein MLLTDQHPDNKSIMAAIVGAPNVGKSSLVNYLLGMDLSIVTSKPQTTRNKFHAVFTVDHTEVVLVDTPGLHTSSQELNKRINQQAVEGVDGVDVNLLLIDLTKDILEQIKAFKDFIGGKEKELSKTWLVFTKSDRVENAENMPLDKVFEQAKEVIPALEQYFVISTKSGDNVHLLTAALCDNAQPGSHLYLDGAISNKNQRFFATEYIREQAFDLLKDELPYEMAVIIDEYKDFKDKTGAFTSHISASILVNRPSQRAIVVGSKGSMIKEIGTRARKKIAAMTDGKVHLNLHVKVSPKWFKNNFVLEELGLPRAINSARVWKQK; encoded by the coding sequence ATGTTATTGACTGATCAACACCCAGACAACAAATCCATTATGGCAGCAATCGTTGGTGCACCAAATGTAGGAAAGAGTTCACTTGTAAATTACTTACTAGGAATGGACCTTTCAATTGTAACGAGTAAACCACAAACAACACGTAATAAGTTTCACGCAGTTTTCACAGTTGATCATACTGAAGTTGTTCTAGTTGATACTCCAGGTCTACACACTTCAAGCCAGGAGCTTAATAAGCGTATTAATCAACAGGCCGTTGAAGGTGTTGATGGTGTTGATGTTAACTTACTTCTAATTGATCTAACAAAAGATATTCTTGAGCAAATCAAGGCCTTCAAAGATTTCATTGGTGGAAAAGAGAAAGAGTTATCGAAAACATGGCTTGTTTTCACTAAGTCAGATCGTGTTGAAAATGCAGAAAATATGCCACTAGATAAGGTATTTGAACAAGCAAAAGAAGTTATTCCAGCTCTTGAGCAGTACTTTGTTATCTCAACTAAGTCCGGAGATAATGTACACCTTTTAACAGCAGCTCTTTGTGATAATGCTCAGCCAGGTTCACACTTATACCTTGATGGTGCTATCTCGAATAAGAACCAAAGATTCTTTGCTACTGAGTATATTCGTGAGCAGGCATTTGACCTTTTAAAGGATGAGCTACCATATGAGATGGCCGTCATTATTGATGAATATAAAGATTTCAAAGATAAGACAGGTGCTTTTACTTCTCACATCTCAGCTTCAATTCTTGTTAATCGTCCATCACAGCGAGCTATCGTTGTTGGTTCTAAAGGTTCGATGATCAAAGAAATTGGAACACGTGCTCGTAAGAAGATTGCAGCAATGACTGATGGTAAGGTTCATTTAAACCTACACGTGAAAGTATCACCAAAGTGGTTTAAGAATAACTTTGTTCTAGAAGAACTAGGACTTCCACGTGCAATTAACTCTGCCCGTGTATGGAAACAAAAATAA
- the rnc gene encoding ribonuclease III: protein MLETTSLNPQGKSPTFAHAFYRLTIADFKQLGAGNSVSKHEVTDLFFDQSNIQSIFLDKFDLKFNDNSLVMRAFTHSSYVHEAKLEFKSYERLEFYGDSVLGSYVTKNLFLNFEDMNEGQLSKLRSALVNEDSLSSLTDFLGLSQFLIVGKGELDQEVNKGIRCDLFESILGAIAIDQGNDKANSYLDQVIATYEKESGEVFFNAQKLVDFDPKTKLQEETLARFKCLPEYRTKALNKGQEFEIELYINGELISKLISNSKKIGTKEIAKECLENNLLDKIK, encoded by the coding sequence ATGCTTGAGACGACCTCACTCAACCCACAAGGGAAGAGTCCTACATTTGCACACGCATTTTATAGGCTAACTATTGCAGATTTTAAGCAATTAGGTGCTGGTAATAGCGTGTCTAAGCATGAAGTCACAGATCTATTTTTTGATCAATCCAATATTCAATCAATTTTCTTAGATAAATTCGACCTAAAATTTAATGACAACTCTCTTGTCATGAGGGCCTTTACTCATAGTTCATATGTTCATGAGGCCAAACTAGAGTTTAAAAGTTATGAGCGCCTAGAGTTCTATGGCGACTCTGTTCTTGGCTCATATGTGACAAAGAACCTCTTTTTAAACTTTGAAGATATGAATGAAGGGCAACTTTCAAAATTAAGAAGTGCACTTGTAAATGAAGATAGCCTAAGCTCATTAACTGACTTTTTAGGACTCTCTCAATTTCTAATCGTTGGAAAAGGTGAATTAGACCAAGAAGTAAATAAAGGGATTCGTTGTGATCTTTTTGAATCAATTCTTGGGGCCATTGCCATTGATCAAGGAAATGATAAAGCAAACTCTTATCTCGACCAGGTCATTGCGACTTATGAAAAGGAAAGTGGAGAGGTCTTCTTTAATGCTCAAAAACTTGTGGATTTTGATCCAAAGACAAAATTACAAGAGGAGACATTGGCACGATTTAAATGTCTACCTGAGTACCGCACAAAGGCCTTAAATAAAGGTCAAGAGTTTGAAATCGAACTTTATATAAATGGAGAGTTAATATCGAAATTAATCTCCAATAGTAAAAAAATAGGAACAAAAGAAATCGCAAAAGAATGTTTAGAAAATAATCTATTAGACAAAATTAAATAA
- a CDS encoding tyrosine-type recombinase/integrase, with amino-acid sequence MELTEVNKKKLDKWQDAFFKKIAAKGRSNNTLKNYRTDLACFNQYVTEHKKQTDIEKYSIPEIQEYGKYLEEKYKSDNSRRRRVQALRIFFDHLVEEGVFNVNPVRKIPTSPKFLDIPRPASFSHIKSLWHTLLNDQRNAQSDLEKLKAKRNGIIFATVYLGGLKVSELSKIKVASFSFRDEIKAIITHEKRDPYTVTFPSIFGRIFYEYVELLEKVKKAQGVSFDHLLFNANAHKILSGGLSARGMELLFEDWRSRLMIEITPKTLRQACVFTWLHDGVNDTTIKEWLGVSPAYSLKLYKEHMDSHFYNQQFIELALNEDKLI; translated from the coding sequence ATGGAACTAACAGAAGTCAATAAAAAGAAATTAGATAAGTGGCAAGATGCATTTTTCAAGAAGATAGCGGCCAAGGGCCGCTCAAATAATACCCTGAAAAACTATCGCACTGACCTTGCTTGCTTTAATCAATACGTAACAGAACATAAGAAACAAACGGATATTGAAAAATATTCAATTCCAGAGATTCAAGAATACGGAAAGTATTTAGAAGAAAAATATAAGTCAGATAATTCACGAAGACGCCGTGTCCAGGCCCTTAGAATATTCTTTGATCACCTAGTAGAAGAAGGTGTCTTTAACGTCAATCCAGTACGAAAAATACCAACTTCTCCAAAGTTCCTAGATATACCAAGGCCAGCTTCGTTTTCACATATTAAAAGTCTTTGGCACACATTACTCAATGATCAAAGAAATGCACAAAGTGATCTTGAAAAACTTAAGGCCAAAAGAAATGGAATCATCTTTGCAACCGTTTATCTAGGAGGCCTTAAGGTCTCAGAACTATCTAAAATTAAAGTTGCAAGCTTCTCATTTCGCGATGAAATCAAGGCCATTATTACACATGAAAAAAGAGACCCATATACCGTCACATTTCCAAGTATCTTTGGCCGTATTTTCTATGAATATGTTGAGCTATTAGAGAAGGTTAAAAAGGCCCAAGGTGTCTCTTTTGATCACTTACTTTTTAATGCTAACGCTCATAAGATTCTATCAGGTGGGCTATCTGCACGTGGGATGGAGCTACTCTTTGAAGACTGGCGCTCTAGACTTATGATTGAAATAACACCAAAGACTTTAAGACAGGCCTGTGTCTTTACCTGGCTCCACGACGGGGTTAATGATACAACCATAAAGGAATGGCTTGGTGTCTCGCCAGCATACTCTTTAAAACTTTATAAAGAGCATATGGACTCACATTTCTATAATCAACAATTTATTGAATTGGCACTTAATGAAGATAAATTGATTTAA
- the fsa gene encoding fructose-6-phosphate aldolase: MQFFIDTGDIEEIKEAVKWGLIDGVTTNPSIIAKTGRTQEEVIKDICEIVDGPISAEVIATDTEGMIKEGSELAKIHENVVIKLPLTEAGIAACKWFSDNDIKTNVTLCFSSNQALLAAKNGATYISPFIGRLDDIGADGMTLIQEIRHMYDVYGFDTEVLAASVRHADHVKHCSMVGADVATMPYKVIKSLFNHPLTDKGLAQFLADYEKSQK, encoded by the coding sequence ATGCAATTTTTTATCGATACAGGTGATATTGAAGAAATCAAAGAAGCAGTAAAATGGGGCCTAATTGACGGAGTTACGACTAACCCATCAATTATTGCCAAAACTGGGCGTACTCAAGAAGAAGTAATCAAAGACATTTGCGAAATCGTTGATGGACCAATTTCAGCAGAAGTTATTGCAACAGATACTGAAGGGATGATCAAAGAAGGTAGTGAACTTGCAAAGATTCACGAGAATGTCGTTATTAAACTTCCACTGACAGAAGCTGGAATCGCTGCTTGTAAGTGGTTTAGTGACAATGATATTAAAACGAACGTAACACTTTGTTTCAGCTCAAACCAAGCATTACTAGCAGCAAAAAATGGTGCTACTTACATCTCTCCATTCATCGGCCGTCTCGATGATATCGGTGCAGATGGTATGACTCTTATTCAAGAGATCCGTCATATGTATGATGTTTACGGTTTTGATACAGAAGTTCTAGCAGCATCTGTACGTCACGCAGACCATGTAAAGCACTGCTCGATGGTAGGTGCAGACGTTGCAACGATGCCATATAAAGTAATCAAGTCACTTTTTAACCACCCTTTAACAGATAAAGGACTGGCACAATTTTTGGCCGATTATGAGAAGTCGCAAAAATAA
- a CDS encoding matrixin family metalloprotease, which produces MKINRTILSVLVILLTLSCVEEPEKVSITALPLKWRESALPLTVKVHADFSSLNAIDGSSDDLPLAAADDGLYDDYDLMQEMQKAWNDADDAREYFVLDHGQAAGADPYTDLDDYYDGEIGIYVTENWFSSIGYGVLAITSYFAEQRTDHLRMVHGDIIVNFRDYYFSFDKARTQESTTYYDLPSVILHELGHLLGLKHTTSSTVQSIMYPQLGSTEVKRTLGYYDSLSISNLYDTNTQALKTAQAFSSASVDESMKNADDGQEKPKIIHGYIELRADGHCRHFQDGSLIHDHKVF; this is translated from the coding sequence ATGAAAATTAATAGAACCATATTATCAGTTTTGGTGATTCTGCTGACTCTATCGTGTGTCGAAGAGCCAGAGAAAGTTTCTATTACGGCCCTGCCTTTAAAATGGCGTGAAAGTGCACTTCCTTTAACAGTAAAAGTTCATGCAGATTTTAGCAGTTTAAATGCAATTGATGGATCATCAGATGATCTTCCATTAGCGGCCGCTGATGATGGCCTCTATGATGATTACGATTTAATGCAGGAGATGCAAAAGGCATGGAATGATGCTGATGATGCAAGAGAATACTTTGTTCTTGACCACGGCCAAGCCGCTGGAGCAGACCCATATACTGACCTAGATGACTATTACGATGGAGAAATCGGAATTTATGTAACAGAGAATTGGTTTTCAAGTATTGGTTATGGTGTTTTGGCAATCACTTCATATTTTGCAGAACAACGAACAGATCACTTAAGAATGGTTCATGGTGATATTATTGTAAATTTCCGTGATTATTATTTCTCATTTGATAAGGCCAGAACTCAGGAGTCAACGACTTACTACGACCTTCCTTCTGTCATCTTACATGAACTAGGCCACCTCTTAGGACTTAAACATACAACCTCATCAACAGTTCAATCAATCATGTACCCACAACTTGGTTCAACAGAAGTTAAGAGAACTCTTGGTTACTATGACTCCCTATCAATTTCAAATCTATACGACACAAATACTCAAGCACTTAAGACGGCCCAAGCATTCAGTTCAGCTAGCGTAGACGAATCAATGAAGAACGCTGACGATGGCCAAGAAAAACCGAAGATTATCCACGGCTATATCGAATTAAGGGCCGACGGACATTGTCGCCATTTTCAAGATGGAAGCCTAATACACGATCATAAAGTCTTTTAA
- a CDS encoding paraquat-inducible protein A, whose product MGNNYENIYQSQIDEETLKDNSKLLLCPECDEIYLFEMINKRQRAKCHRCGEILYNGDSTITMVKVLTISGLLLFYPAIFLPVLKIKMAGANLETSTYESIFAFTTKAYWPIAISVVLFAILIPLFRLVAYLTVVFKNQFINHHLGRTFIRFLRASHEWSMIDVYFMGIIVTVAKMVDRSEVELTIGTLSLILLMVNNILLQSVTHYDELWKKLYERN is encoded by the coding sequence ATGGGCAACAATTACGAAAACATTTATCAAAGTCAAATTGATGAAGAAACTTTGAAGGATAATTCAAAGCTTCTACTTTGCCCAGAATGTGATGAAATCTATCTATTTGAAATGATCAATAAGCGACAAAGGGCAAAATGCCATCGCTGTGGAGAAATTCTTTATAATGGAGACAGCACCATAACGATGGTGAAAGTCTTAACGATTTCAGGATTACTACTTTTTTATCCAGCAATCTTCCTACCAGTATTGAAAATAAAGATGGCCGGAGCAAACCTTGAAACTTCAACTTACGAATCGATATTTGCTTTTACAACTAAAGCGTATTGGCCAATAGCAATTAGTGTTGTTCTCTTTGCAATCTTAATTCCCCTCTTTCGCCTCGTTGCATACTTAACTGTTGTCTTTAAAAACCAATTTATCAATCATCACCTTGGAAGAACTTTCATCAGATTTCTAAGGGCCTCACACGAATGGTCTATGATTGATGTCTATTTTATGGGAATCATTGTAACGGTTGCTAAAATGGTTGATCGTTCTGAAGTAGAGCTCACTATTGGGACACTAAGCCTTATCCTATTAATGGTTAATAATATCTTACTACAATCAGTTACTCACTATGATGAGTTATGGAAGAAGCTATATGAGAGGAATTGA
- a CDS encoding paraquat-inducible protein A — MRGIDHQKALCPKCYKVNSILTCQRCGTPIKLRNYEGISRCKAYLIAAIALYIPANILPIMTVLKFNHGIPRTIVGGVVNLINLKMYPIAMIVFAASIIVPIFKIVSLWYIIDNINTLNEKKKLMLTRLYRVVHVVGKWSMLDIFVIALLVILVKVEFISEIRAEPAVLYFTAVVILTILASNEVDTRLIWDDKEKYE; from the coding sequence ATGAGAGGAATTGATCATCAAAAGGCCCTTTGTCCAAAGTGCTATAAAGTAAATTCAATACTCACCTGCCAGCGCTGTGGAACTCCCATCAAACTTCGAAACTATGAAGGTATCTCACGCTGTAAAGCCTATTTAATTGCAGCAATTGCATTATATATCCCTGCTAATATCCTACCAATTATGACGGTTTTAAAATTCAACCATGGTATCCCTCGTACAATTGTTGGAGGTGTCGTCAATCTGATCAATCTGAAAATGTATCCCATTGCCATGATTGTTTTTGCAGCTAGTATAATTGTTCCAATATTTAAAATAGTTTCACTTTGGTATATCATAGATAATATAAACACCTTAAATGAAAAGAAAAAACTAATGCTCACAAGACTTTATCGAGTCGTACATGTTGTCGGTAAATGGTCCATGTTAGATATTTTCGTTATTGCCCTATTAGTTATTCTCGTCAAGGTTGAGTTTATATCAGAGATAAGAGCTGAGCCTGCAGTCTTATATTTCACTGCAGTTGTTATATTGACCATTCTAGCGTCAAATGAAGTCGACACTAGGTTAATCTGGGATGATAAGGAAAAGTATGAGTAA
- a CDS encoding PqiB family protein: protein MSNATPKVENKRGINPIWFFPVAAVSIGLWLLYTSIMARGSYITINFRNADGITPGKTTVIYKGTIVGRVKDTELNKDLSSVAVHIEMSPQMKNYLSKDTKFWLVSPTVNLSGISGLSTIISGKFINMFPVKGKAVKVFNAFEEPPRGLRKDGLYVKLHSKKLDSVSIGSPIYFNKVQVGEVTNFDLDMDGNGVEVTIFIEENYRNLLLTTSRFYNVSGFELDASLAGVKVQSDSLISIIKGGIAFVNHESEENKNNQKVTTNFEKKYTLYPSYAHTVPGKKIKVIFPLGSAVAKEKTPIKFRNINIGVVTGSEVDRNKAQLLVEATIKKEFENIIVKGAKFWEVKPKISLKGIDNLDAITGNYIAVDISRYNFKKSKPAGTFTALAQAPLKEVHNKYGTHLNLFSSRRNSLAKGQGVYYRGVQVGVITDVRLNTRAKNVITEIFINSPYHKLVKEETKFWNTSGVDVEFGLFSGAKISTQSIESILSGGVEFATPEKFSMRKKQYFQVHKKAQEEWLEWTPIINL, encoded by the coding sequence ATGAGTAATGCCACGCCTAAAGTAGAAAACAAAAGAGGAATTAATCCTATATGGTTCTTTCCTGTTGCTGCTGTATCGATTGGACTTTGGCTTTTATATACTAGCATTATGGCCCGTGGCTCATATATCACTATAAACTTTAGAAATGCGGATGGTATCACGCCAGGAAAGACCACTGTTATCTACAAAGGTACGATTGTCGGTAGAGTAAAAGATACTGAATTAAATAAGGACCTCTCAAGCGTTGCCGTCCATATTGAGATGTCTCCACAAATGAAAAACTATCTATCTAAAGATACAAAGTTTTGGCTTGTAAGTCCGACAGTAAATCTATCTGGTATCTCAGGGCTAAGTACGATTATAAGTGGAAAATTTATCAATATGTTTCCAGTGAAGGGAAAGGCCGTAAAAGTATTCAACGCTTTTGAAGAGCCACCAAGAGGTCTAAGAAAAGACGGCCTTTATGTAAAACTTCACAGTAAAAAACTAGACTCAGTTTCAATTGGCTCACCTATTTATTTTAATAAGGTACAAGTTGGAGAGGTTACAAATTTTGATCTCGATATGGATGGCAATGGTGTTGAAGTTACGATCTTTATTGAAGAAAATTATCGCAACCTACTTCTAACGACGTCGCGTTTTTACAATGTTAGCGGCTTTGAATTAGATGCTTCTCTAGCAGGAGTAAAGGTTCAATCAGACTCACTTATTTCAATCATCAAAGGCGGAATTGCATTTGTTAATCATGAATCAGAAGAGAATAAGAATAATCAGAAAGTAACAACTAACTTTGAAAAGAAATATACTCTCTACCCTAGCTATGCTCATACTGTCCCAGGAAAAAAAATAAAAGTAATATTTCCTCTAGGAAGTGCGGTAGCAAAAGAGAAGACTCCAATTAAGTTTAGAAATATTAATATCGGAGTTGTTACAGGTTCAGAAGTTGATCGCAATAAGGCCCAACTCTTAGTAGAAGCGACGATAAAGAAAGAATTTGAGAATATTATTGTTAAAGGTGCGAAGTTTTGGGAAGTTAAACCAAAAATCTCTCTTAAAGGAATTGATAATCTTGATGCAATAACTGGCAACTATATCGCAGTTGATATCAGTCGTTATAATTTTAAGAAATCAAAGCCTGCAGGAACCTTTACAGCTCTTGCCCAAGCTCCACTAAAAGAAGTTCACAATAAATACGGGACCCATTTAAACCTATTTAGTTCAAGAAGAAATTCACTAGCAAAAGGCCAGGGAGTTTACTATAGAGGCGTTCAAGTAGGTGTTATAACAGATGTTAGACTTAATACACGAGCAAAGAATGTTATAACAGAAATCTTTATCAACTCTCCTTATCACAAGCTGGTAAAGGAAGAAACAAAGTTTTGGAATACAAGTGGTGTCGATGTAGAGTTTGGCCTATTTTCAGGTGCAAAAATAAGTACCCAATCAATTGAAAGTATTCTTTCTGGTGGAGTCGAATTTGCAACCCCAGAGAAGTTTTCAATGCGTAAGAAACAATATTTTCAAGTTCATAAGAAAGCGCAGGAAGAATGGCTAGAATGGACACCAATAATTAATTTATAA
- a CDS encoding sigma 54-interacting transcriptional regulator, whose protein sequence is MLASFSEFKFFQSFRIPVEEADNLRFLIQKEDDMGRLSYIDDAKLVDISVTGFGFKTHERISVGTELEVSLQFKKRHLDLTGRVVRAFSNVLEDEEIIYGVELDVEKGINKFLESYIMSFSSERLKDCLIQSALKERYTDPNEGFEMFSLLLSLFKDITHFGDKEGFLDTMLEEVIRILNAQRSSIFLINPDTNELEAVAALGLDKTGLKFDYRLGIAGSVFTTGVALNICTESDDSRFNNAFDEKNGFETKSIICYPIHNREDKIIGVIEVINKRNEDRFTIEDEKTMKVLALVFSSVFHSFNPISTTSKIRRFSAPYDRQFAIIGNTPGVKSMRNSISKLKDLDSPVLITGEKGVGKNLFATVLHYEGKRGLHDITTVDCKLKDLNRLEAMLFGPNEEECVFTSTQGGTVVLSHIEHLSFEWQERLFELIEKKGLEGGIVSFDCRIMATSIKDLAIMTDEGKFYRDLFEYISQAQINLDPLRRREEDIEMLVEYFLKVECKRQGLLLKSFSKKVMDQIKQYDWPGNVYELKKCVERAVLYHPKSHIISDIEINDGVAPLVDISMKQKQFGQIDHVTDFTLPLKERLALVERQMILEEIKRNFGNKSKAAKEMGISREALRKKLIYSQEVLDSLEGNEKKAA, encoded by the coding sequence ATGCTCGCTAGTTTTTCAGAATTTAAGTTTTTTCAATCGTTTCGTATTCCAGTTGAGGAAGCCGATAATCTAAGGTTTTTGATACAAAAAGAAGACGACATGGGGAGGCTTTCTTATATCGATGATGCAAAGCTTGTGGACATTTCAGTTACAGGATTCGGTTTTAAAACACATGAAAGAATCTCTGTTGGAACTGAGTTGGAAGTTTCTCTACAATTTAAAAAACGTCACCTTGATCTAACTGGTCGAGTTGTTCGTGCATTTTCAAATGTTTTAGAAGACGAAGAAATTATATATGGAGTTGAACTTGATGTTGAAAAAGGAATTAATAAATTCCTTGAAAGTTACATTATGAGTTTCTCTTCAGAAAGATTAAAAGACTGTCTTATTCAGTCAGCACTTAAGGAGCGATATACAGACCCTAATGAAGGGTTTGAAATGTTTTCTCTACTTCTTTCATTATTTAAAGATATTACACATTTTGGAGATAAAGAAGGATTCCTCGATACAATGCTTGAAGAGGTTATTCGTATCCTAAATGCTCAACGTTCTTCTATCTTTTTAATTAATCCAGATACAAATGAATTAGAAGCAGTTGCTGCTCTAGGTTTGGATAAGACAGGATTAAAGTTTGATTATCGTCTTGGTATTGCTGGGTCTGTTTTTACAACAGGTGTGGCCTTAAATATTTGTACTGAAAGTGATGACTCTCGTTTTAATAACGCATTTGATGAAAAGAATGGTTTTGAAACGAAATCAATTATTTGTTATCCGATTCATAATCGTGAAGATAAGATAATTGGTGTAATTGAAGTTATCAATAAAAGAAATGAAGATCGATTTACTATAGAAGATGAAAAGACGATGAAAGTTCTTGCTCTTGTTTTCTCTTCAGTATTTCATAGTTTTAATCCAATTTCGACGACTTCTAAAATTCGCCGCTTCTCAGCGCCATATGATCGTCAATTTGCAATCATTGGTAACACGCCAGGTGTAAAATCAATGAGAAACTCTATTTCAAAACTTAAAGACTTAGATAGTCCTGTACTGATCACTGGTGAAAAAGGAGTTGGTAAAAATCTTTTTGCCACTGTTCTTCACTATGAAGGTAAACGTGGGCTACATGATATTACAACAGTTGATTGTAAGCTAAAAGATCTCAATAGGCTTGAAGCAATGCTTTTTGGCCCTAATGAAGAAGAATGTGTTTTTACTAGCACTCAAGGTGGAACTGTTGTTCTAAGCCATATTGAGCACTTGTCGTTTGAGTGGCAAGAAAGACTATTTGAACTTATCGAAAAGAAAGGCCTAGAAGGTGGAATCGTAAGTTTTGATTGTCGTATTATGGCCACATCAATTAAAGATCTTGCCATAATGACAGATGAAGGAAAGTTCTATCGTGATCTGTTTGAATATATCTCACAGGCCCAGATTAATTTAGATCCACTTCGTCGTCGTGAAGAAGATATTGAAATGCTTGTTGAATATTTCTTAAAAGTTGAATGTAAACGACAAGGACTTCTATTAAAGAGCTTCTCTAAAAAAGTAATGGATCAAATCAAACAATATGATTGGCCAGGAAATGTTTATGAGCTAAAGAAATGTGTCGAAAGAGCTGTTCTTTATCATCCAAAATCTCATATCATATCTGATATTGAAATTAATGATGGTGTTGCACCTCTAGTTGATATTTCAATGAAGCAAAAGCAATTTGGTCAAATTGATCATGTGACAGACTTCACACTTCCTCTAAAAGAGCGTTTAGCTCTTGTTGAGAGACAAATGATTTTAGAGGAGATTAAGCGTAATTTTGGTAATAAATCAAAAGCTGCTAAGGAGATGGGAATTTCTCGTGAGGCATTACGTAAGAAGTTAATTTATTCTCAAGAGGTTCTTGATTCTCTTGAAGGAAATGAAAAGAAAGCTGCTTAA
- a CDS encoding adenosylmethionine decarboxylase produces MIFEGSEKKAEIIVGPNLNLLDISDDFWSQLVEKAQATILSTINNENIKAFLLSESSLFVWKDRMLIITCGQTTLIKAIDFFTDRFGKDVIKQLIFQRKNEYFSHMQHSTFADDVKLLENKFSGQALRFGNIDDHHNFIYFLDQEYAPSADDHTHELLMYEISCKAREILTNESVTKDEIRQLLKLDKILPGFELDDFVFNPYGYSLNAIKDDNYFTCHITPQEECPYISFETDINMKEIADVLIEAMEPISYDFIEFCPNQDGSCGLNLKKEDYIAKTQVESYLKCGYIMYFSHFYKVRPNRLKPYKLL; encoded by the coding sequence ATGATTTTTGAAGGTTCTGAAAAGAAGGCCGAAATAATTGTTGGGCCTAACTTAAATCTATTGGATATCTCAGACGACTTTTGGTCTCAATTAGTCGAAAAAGCACAAGCAACAATTTTATCCACTATTAATAATGAAAATATAAAAGCATTTCTCTTATCAGAATCCTCGCTTTTTGTTTGGAAAGATCGCATGCTGATAATCACATGTGGACAAACAACCTTAATCAAGGCCATCGACTTCTTCACAGATCGCTTTGGTAAAGATGTAATCAAACAATTAATTTTTCAAAGAAAGAATGAGTACTTCTCTCATATGCAACACTCAACTTTTGCAGATGATGTGAAGCTATTAGAAAATAAATTTTCAGGACAAGCACTACGCTTTGGAAATATAGATGATCATCATAACTTCATCTATTTTCTCGATCAAGAATATGCACCAAGTGCAGATGATCACACTCATGAGTTACTTATGTATGAAATCTCATGTAAAGCGAGAGAAATTCTAACTAATGAGAGTGTGACAAAAGATGAAATTCGCCAACTTTTAAAACTTGATAAGATCTTACCTGGTTTTGAATTGGATGATTTCGTATTTAATCCATACGGCTACTCTCTAAATGCCATCAAAGATGATAATTATTTCACATGTCATATTACACCTCAGGAAGAGTGCCCATATATTAGTTTTGAGACTGATATCAATATGAAAGAAATTGCAGATGTTCTAATCGAAGCAATGGAGCCAATTTCATATGACTTTATCGAGTTCTGTCCAAATCAAGATGGAAGCTGTGGATTAAATCTTAAGAAAGAAGATTATATAGCTAAAACCCAAGTTGAAAGCTATCTAAAATGTGGCTACATAATGTACTTTTCACACTTTTATAAAGTACGCCCAAATCGCCTAAAGCCTTATAAATTACTTTAA